From Selenomonas sp. AB3002, one genomic window encodes:
- a CDS encoding replication-associated recombination protein A: protein MDLFSAAAMSGGEARSFEPLAQRMRPRNFDELVGQEEAVGKGRFLRQMIEKDQIPSLILYGPPGTGKTTLAQMIASLTGSSFHRLNAVAAGIQDIRAIVKEAEEQRKYYSKRTIIFIDEIHRFNKSQQDVLLPYVEDGRLVLIGATTENPFFEVNHALLSRVRIVRLQALEGGHLKDILRRALTDRERGLGEQALKASDEVLLALAELGGGDARMCLNLLENAAAMLPEGGELTVGLLEQIVGERVQRYDKKGDNHYDIVSAFIKSMRGSDPDAALHYLARMLAAGEDVKFIARRVVICAAEDVGNADPMALVLANSAAQAVQFLGMPEARIPLAEAVTYIASAPKSNAAYMGIDSALADVRSKNCGEVPVHLRDAHYKGAAKLGHGIDYIYPHDYPGHFTRQQYLPGEMTGIRYYRPTENGAEKRMGEYLRRCWPEREDK, encoded by the coding sequence ATGGACTTGTTTTCTGCGGCAGCCATGTCGGGGGGAGAGGCCAGGAGTTTTGAGCCTCTGGCTCAGCGCATGCGGCCCAGGAATTTTGATGAGCTGGTGGGCCAGGAGGAAGCAGTGGGCAAGGGCCGCTTCCTGCGGCAGATGATTGAGAAGGACCAGATTCCCTCCCTGATTCTCTACGGTCCTCCCGGCACAGGCAAGACCACCCTGGCCCAAATGATAGCCAGCCTCACAGGCAGCAGCTTCCATCGCCTGAATGCCGTGGCGGCGGGGATACAGGACATACGTGCCATTGTCAAAGAGGCGGAAGAGCAGAGAAAATATTACAGTAAGAGAACCATCATCTTCATCGATGAGATACACCGCTTCAACAAGAGCCAGCAGGATGTGCTGCTGCCCTATGTGGAGGACGGACGGCTGGTGCTCATTGGCGCTACCACGGAAAATCCTTTTTTCGAGGTGAACCATGCCCTGCTTTCCAGGGTGCGCATCGTGCGCCTGCAGGCCCTGGAGGGAGGCCATCTGAAAGATATCCTTCGTCGTGCGCTCACGGACAGGGAAAGAGGGCTGGGAGAGCAGGCTTTGAAGGCCTCTGATGAAGTCCTGCTGGCCCTGGCGGAATTGGGAGGCGGCGATGCCCGCATGTGCCTGAACCTCTTGGAAAATGCCGCCGCCATGCTGCCGGAGGGGGGAGAACTCACCGTAGGACTGCTGGAGCAGATTGTGGGGGAGCGGGTGCAGCGCTATGACAAGAAAGGTGACAATCACTACGATATAGTGTCTGCCTTCATCAAGAGCATGAGGGGCAGCGATCCGGATGCGGCCCTGCACTACTTAGCCCGCATGCTGGCGGCAGGGGAGGATGTGAAGTTCATCGCCCGCCGGGTGGTTATCTGTGCCGCTGAAGATGTGGGCAATGCCGACCCTATGGCCCTGGTGCTGGCCAATTCCGCTGCCCAGGCTGTGCAGTTCCTGGGCATGCCGGAAGCCAGGATTCCCCTGGCCGAGGCCGTGACCTATATCGCCTCTGCTCCTAAGAGCAATGCTGCCTACATGGGCATAGACAGTGCTTTGGCAGATGTGCGCAGCAAAAATTGCGGCGAGGTGCCTGTGCATCTCAGGGATGCACACTACAAGGGTGCTGCCAAACTGGGTCATGGCATAGACTATATCTATCCTCACGACTACCCGGGTCATTTCACCAGGCAGCAATACCTGCCTGGGGAAATGACAGGCATCCGCTATTACCGGCCTACAGAGAATGGTGCCGAGAAGCGCATGGGCGAGTACCTTCGCCGGTGCTGGCCGGAGCGGGAAGATAAATGA
- a CDS encoding DEAD/DEAH box helicase, producing MEFKDLGISQSICETLRYQGIKEATPVQERAIPVVRAGRDCIVKAQTGTGKTLAFLLPIMEKIKPQAEVAQALIVTPTRELAIQIAKVAGLLGEAAGISSLVIYGGQDIERQKQKLRRHPQIIIGTPGRLLDHLRRGTIDISKVNKVVLDEADEMMKLGFIEDVEVLLRASASDRQFMLFSATMPDRVKALAAQYMKAPERIEIRSGQVTLETIEQVIIDTTEDTKVDKLCEIINGEQPYLMMVFCHTKARAHQLTMALAARGYLVDELHGDLSQVQRTLVLKRFRKAELQILCATDIAARGLDIEGVTHVVSYDIPHDTESYIHRIGRTGRAGQQGKAITFVNARQYELLRRIETGIKERIRKQRSERSSHKEKQEKILKEIKEQREAQQPKKKPLSKYANRKGASHKGRNGRSRRAKPGKTVTNLGGRSKMGRH from the coding sequence ATGGAATTCAAAGATTTGGGCATATCCCAGAGTATCTGTGAGACTCTGCGCTATCAGGGCATCAAGGAAGCTACGCCTGTGCAGGAGCGGGCCATTCCCGTGGTGCGGGCTGGCAGGGACTGCATTGTGAAGGCTCAGACCGGTACGGGCAAGACGCTGGCCTTTCTCTTGCCCATCATGGAAAAGATCAAGCCCCAGGCTGAAGTGGCCCAGGCTTTGATTGTCACTCCCACCAGGGAGCTGGCTATACAGATTGCCAAGGTGGCTGGCCTCCTTGGAGAGGCAGCCGGCATTTCCTCCCTGGTGATTTACGGCGGGCAGGACATTGAGCGGCAGAAGCAGAAACTCAGGCGCCATCCGCAGATCATCATCGGCACCCCGGGGCGCCTGCTGGACCATCTGCGCCGCGGCACCATCGATATTTCCAAGGTGAACAAGGTGGTGCTGGATGAGGCGGACGAGATGATGAAGCTGGGCTTCATCGAGGATGTGGAGGTGCTGCTGAGGGCTTCTGCTTCCGACCGTCAGTTCATGCTGTTTTCCGCCACCATGCCCGACAGGGTGAAGGCTCTGGCAGCCCAGTACATGAAGGCGCCTGAGCGCATAGAGATCAGGAGCGGGCAGGTGACGCTGGAGACCATCGAGCAGGTCATCATAGACACCACCGAGGATACCAAGGTGGACAAGCTCTGCGAGATCATCAACGGGGAGCAGCCTTACCTCATGATGGTTTTCTGCCATACCAAGGCCCGCGCCCATCAGCTGACCATGGCTCTGGCAGCCCGGGGCTATCTGGTGGATGAGCTCCATGGCGACCTGTCCCAGGTGCAGCGCACGCTGGTGCTGAAGCGTTTCCGCAAGGCAGAGCTGCAGATTCTTTGCGCCACGGATATCGCTGCCCGGGGGCTGGATATCGAGGGTGTCACCCATGTGGTGAGCTACGATATTCCCCATGATACGGAAAGCTACATTCACCGCATTGGCCGCACGGGCCGTGCAGGCCAGCAGGGCAAGGCCATTACCTTCGTGAATGCCCGTCAGTATGAGCTCCTGCGCCGCATCGAGACAGGCATCAAGGAGCGCATCAGGAAGCAGCGTTCAGAGCGCAGCAGCCATAAGGAAAAGCAGGAGAAGATCCTCAAGGAAATCAAGGAACAGAGAGAGGCACAGCAGCCGAAGAAAAAGCCTCTTTCTAAATACGCCAACCGCAAGGGGGCTTCCCACAAGGGACGCAACGGCCGCAGCCGCAGGGCAAAGCCCGGCAAGACCGTTACCAACCTTGGAGGACGTTCCAAGATGGGCAGGCATTAA
- the pepD gene encoding beta-Ala-His dipeptidase: protein MAKKNEILESVLDEFKQLAAIPRQSGHEQAVSDFLKKYLTEAGFSVHQDKVNNIIADAPASPGFEKAPLTILQGHMDMVCVAEEGYSFDPQKDPIKLVRDDKYLSAEGTSLGADDGIGVAEGIYVLKNAKDHGPLRLIITVDEERGMTGAINLEEKYLKDASFLINCDSENWDELTVGSAGSVNLDFSRKLKKAAPQGKTAWKITVSGLLGGHSGERIGDGRGNAIRTLALALQALQDKGLVEVADFRGGKARNAIPDSAVAVVVTDLPEKDIREVLSAEEERFGRIYGSVDLQGKIQAVKAELPGEVLTAGDAKRLLTLLTTLHTGVFAMSTVIPGLVETSANLGVVEMDGEEAAIQYFPRSAVDQKLDEFRHLAQQMAELTGFTAHIGTQSPGWKENKDSRLAKIMAETFEAQNGQPMKVETIHAGLECGWHFRKNPELDMVSIGVTTMDIHSPKERLELATVEPQVNLILETLKRIAALK from the coding sequence ATGGCTAAGAAAAATGAAATCCTTGAAAGTGTGCTTGATGAGTTCAAGCAGCTGGCTGCTATTCCCCGCCAGTCGGGCCACGAGCAGGCAGTCAGCGACTTCTTGAAAAAATACCTCACGGAGGCAGGCTTTTCCGTTCATCAGGATAAGGTGAACAACATCATTGCTGATGCCCCCGCATCTCCCGGTTTTGAAAAAGCCCCTCTCACCATCCTGCAGGGGCACATGGATATGGTCTGCGTAGCAGAAGAAGGCTACAGCTTTGACCCCCAGAAGGATCCCATCAAGCTTGTACGCGATGACAAATATCTTTCTGCCGAGGGCACCAGCCTGGGAGCAGATGATGGCATCGGGGTGGCAGAGGGCATCTACGTGCTGAAAAATGCCAAGGACCATGGCCCCCTGCGCCTTATCATTACCGTGGATGAGGAGAGAGGCATGACAGGTGCCATCAATCTGGAGGAAAAATATCTGAAGGATGCCAGCTTCCTCATCAACTGCGATTCGGAAAACTGGGATGAGCTCACCGTGGGCAGCGCTGGCAGCGTGAATCTTGATTTCTCCCGGAAATTGAAAAAGGCAGCGCCTCAGGGGAAGACTGCCTGGAAGATCACCGTCAGTGGGCTTCTCGGCGGCCACTCTGGCGAGCGCATCGGCGACGGCCGGGGCAATGCCATCCGCACCCTGGCCCTGGCGCTGCAGGCGCTGCAGGATAAGGGTCTGGTGGAAGTAGCAGACTTCAGGGGAGGCAAGGCCCGCAACGCCATCCCTGACAGTGCTGTGGCAGTAGTGGTTACGGATTTGCCGGAAAAAGATATCAGGGAGGTTCTCTCTGCAGAAGAGGAACGCTTCGGGAGGATTTACGGCTCCGTCGATCTCCAGGGGAAGATCCAGGCAGTCAAGGCAGAACTCCCTGGTGAGGTGCTGACCGCAGGGGATGCCAAGCGCCTGCTGACCCTGCTCACTACCCTTCACACGGGTGTCTTTGCTATGTCCACTGTCATTCCAGGGTTGGTGGAAACCTCTGCCAACCTGGGCGTAGTGGAAATGGACGGCGAGGAAGCAGCCATTCAGTATTTCCCCCGTTCTGCCGTGGATCAGAAGCTGGACGAGTTCCGTCATCTGGCTCAGCAGATGGCAGAGCTTACGGGCTTCACTGCTCATATCGGCACCCAGTCCCCTGGCTGGAAAGAGAACAAGGACAGCCGTCTGGCCAAGATCATGGCTGAGACCTTTGAAGCGCAGAATGGCCAGCCCATGAAGGTGGAAACCATCCATGCCGGTCTTGAGTGCGGCTGGCATTTCCGCAAGAATCCCGAGCTGGACATGGTGTCCATTGGCGTCACCACCATGGATATCCACAGCCCCAAGGAGAGACTGGAACTGGCTACCGTGGAGCCTCAGGTGAACCTTATTCTTGAAACCTTGAAAAGAATTGCTGCCCTGAAGTAA
- the typA gene encoding translational GTPase TypA gives MSTNEKLRNIAIIAHVDHGKTTLVDAMLKQSHVFRSNEKVEERVMDSGDIERERGITILSKNTAVMYNDIKINIVDTPGHADFGGEVERVLNMVDGVLLLVDAFEGPMPQTKYVLRKALEQGLKPIVVINKIDKPNQRVDDVYDEVLELFMELDADDEQLDFPVIYATARDGIAKYNMDDDNDNLEPLMETIIKEIPCPQGNADAPLQMMITTLEADAFVGRVAIGRIIRGKARVNQNVVITNGDQEYKAKIGKVFTYQGLQRVETDEAIMGEIVALTGLGDVSIGYTVADAENPEALPTINIDEPTLSMTFGVNTSPFAGREGQFVTSRHLRDRLFKEVETNVAMRVEETDSADVFKVSGRGELHLSILIEQMRREGYELQVGKPEVVYKTINGQLCEPIENLTVEVPQEYMGTVMEALGTRKAELSNMTETAGYMRLEFTIPARGLIGFRSELLSSTKGNGIMNHIFHGYAPYKGDIPGRTRGSLVAFEQGETTGYGIYTLQDRGTMFISPGENVYEGMIVGENSREMDIDINPCKKKNVSNMRTSSSDEAIRLVPPRILSLEQALEYINKDELVEVTPEHVRLRKAILDRTIRGRAAKNARK, from the coding sequence ATGAGCACGAATGAAAAACTCAGGAACATTGCCATCATCGCCCACGTCGACCACGGCAAGACTACCCTGGTTGACGCTATGCTGAAGCAGAGCCATGTTTTCCGCTCCAACGAGAAGGTGGAGGAGCGCGTCATGGACTCTGGCGATATCGAGCGTGAGCGCGGCATTACCATCCTGTCCAAGAACACGGCTGTCATGTACAACGACATCAAGATCAACATCGTTGATACCCCGGGCCATGCTGATTTTGGCGGCGAGGTGGAGCGTGTCCTGAACATGGTGGACGGCGTGCTCCTGCTGGTAGATGCCTTTGAGGGCCCCATGCCCCAGACCAAGTACGTGCTCCGCAAGGCTCTGGAGCAGGGCCTGAAGCCCATCGTGGTCATCAACAAGATTGACAAGCCCAACCAGCGCGTGGACGATGTCTATGACGAAGTGCTGGAGCTCTTCATGGAGCTGGATGCTGATGATGAGCAGCTGGATTTCCCTGTCATTTACGCTACGGCCCGTGACGGTATTGCCAAGTACAACATGGACGATGACAACGACAATCTGGAGCCCTTGATGGAAACCATCATCAAGGAGATTCCCTGCCCCCAGGGCAACGCTGATGCTCCCCTGCAGATGATGATCACCACCCTTGAGGCTGATGCCTTCGTGGGCCGCGTGGCTATCGGCCGCATCATCCGCGGCAAGGCCCGTGTGAACCAGAATGTGGTCATCACCAACGGCGATCAGGAGTACAAGGCCAAGATCGGCAAGGTCTTCACCTATCAGGGCCTCCAGCGCGTGGAGACTGATGAAGCTATCATGGGCGAGATTGTGGCCCTCACCGGCCTGGGCGATGTGAGCATCGGCTACACTGTGGCTGACGCCGAGAACCCCGAGGCTCTGCCCACCATCAACATCGATGAGCCCACTCTTTCCATGACCTTTGGCGTCAACACCAGCCCCTTTGCCGGCCGCGAGGGCCAGTTCGTCACCTCCCGCCACCTGCGTGACCGTCTCTTCAAGGAAGTGGAGACCAACGTGGCTATGCGTGTGGAGGAGACTGACTCCGCTGATGTATTCAAGGTTTCCGGTCGTGGCGAGCTCCATCTCTCCATCCTCATCGAGCAGATGCGCCGTGAGGGTTACGAGCTGCAGGTAGGCAAGCCGGAGGTTGTGTATAAGACCATCAACGGCCAGCTCTGCGAGCCTATCGAGAACCTCACCGTAGAGGTTCCCCAGGAGTACATGGGCACTGTCATGGAAGCTCTGGGCACCCGCAAGGCTGAGCTGTCCAACATGACCGAGACGGCAGGCTACATGCGCCTTGAGTTCACCATTCCGGCCCGCGGCCTCATCGGTTTCCGTTCCGAGCTGCTCTCCAGCACCAAGGGCAACGGCATCATGAACCACATCTTCCACGGCTATGCGCCTTACAAGGGGGATATCCCGGGTCGTACCCGCGGTTCTTTGGTGGCTTTCGAGCAGGGCGAGACTACCGGCTACGGCATTTACACCCTGCAGGATCGTGGCACCATGTTCATCTCTCCGGGCGAGAATGTCTACGAGGGCATGATTGTGGGCGAGAACTCCCGCGAGATGGATATCGACATCAACCCCTGCAAGAAGAAGAACGTTTCCAACATGCGTACTTCCTCTTCCGATGAGGCCATCCGCCTGGTGCCGCCCCGCATCCTTTCTCTGGAGCAGGCACTGGAGTACATCAACAAGGACGAGCTGGTGGAGGTCACTCCTGAGCACGTGCGCCTGCGCAAGGCTATCCTTGACCGCACCATCCGCGGCCGCGCTGCCAAGAATGCACGCAAGTAA
- the surE gene encoding 5'/3'-nucleotidase SurE — translation MRILIGNDDGVEAPGLEALVKALCKEHEVIVSAPLHQQSGMSHALTIGDTMELVRNERLASLYGIEAWGVGGTPVDGIKLYVEELGKDRQIDVVLSGINNGANLATDILYSGTVGAAREGFLHDIPSFAVSLDVHSEITADEAAGIFKAYLEKTMAGMTHPFLYNINFPKSFRGRQPQFLFSRQGRRDYLNAFIREERDDRVFYSVAGEIYDTDKGEATDIYAAEQGFISVTPLITDLTNYQILDERLSL, via the coding sequence TTGCGCATTCTCATAGGCAATGATGACGGGGTTGAGGCACCGGGGCTGGAGGCGCTGGTGAAAGCCCTGTGCAAGGAGCATGAAGTGATCGTATCTGCCCCCCTGCACCAGCAGAGCGGCATGTCCCATGCCCTGACCATCGGTGATACCATGGAACTGGTAAGAAATGAGCGGCTTGCATCCCTTTATGGCATTGAGGCCTGGGGTGTGGGTGGCACTCCCGTGGATGGAATCAAGCTCTACGTTGAGGAGCTGGGCAAAGACAGGCAGATAGATGTGGTGCTCTCAGGCATCAACAACGGCGCAAACCTCGCCACGGATATACTTTACTCCGGCACCGTGGGAGCTGCCCGGGAGGGCTTTTTGCACGATATCCCCTCCTTTGCCGTTTCCCTTGATGTCCACAGCGAAATCACAGCTGATGAGGCTGCTGGCATCTTCAAGGCATATCTGGAAAAAACCATGGCTGGAATGACTCATCCCTTCCTTTACAATATCAACTTCCCCAAATCCTTCCGGGGACGCCAGCCGCAATTTCTCTTCAGCCGCCAGGGACGCCGTGATTACCTGAACGCCTTTATCAGGGAAGAGCGTGACGACCGGGTCTTCTACTCAGTGGCAGGAGAAATCTACGACACGGACAAGGGCGAAGCCACAGACATCTATGCTGCAGAACAGGGCTTCATCTCCGTCACTCCCCTGATTACTGATTTGACAAATTACCAGATACTGGACGAAAGACTTTCATTATAA
- a CDS encoding polysaccharide deacetylase family protein produces MKALFKRLILAAILLLLLAVLTGAYQMHKHAGGVPVLNYHQINDRDENSLTIHTDQFEAEMKYLADNGYHAITPAEMLEAWDEGRELPEKPVIITFDDGYADNYKNAYPILKKYNLKGTIFVISDYLGTYPNYLTWAMAQEMHDSGIIDIESHTLSHAQLDQLPSRAELDKQLKESKQAIDWHLKKDVRFIAYPCGAFNEEIEESSLAAGYKGAFTVHYGLAEPDQNRLQLDRVPVFGSNSHTLLRFKLRLSCAPIFAPLDELQRNLRADGHEFLARLLLVP; encoded by the coding sequence TTGAAAGCACTGTTCAAGCGGCTGATTCTTGCCGCTATCCTGCTCCTGCTGCTGGCTGTACTGACAGGAGCATACCAAATGCACAAGCACGCAGGCGGCGTGCCGGTGCTGAACTATCATCAGATCAATGACCGTGATGAAAATTCCCTGACCATACATACTGACCAGTTCGAGGCCGAGATGAAGTATCTGGCGGATAACGGCTATCACGCCATCACCCCGGCAGAAATGCTGGAAGCCTGGGACGAAGGCAGGGAGCTGCCGGAGAAGCCCGTCATCATCACCTTCGATGACGGCTACGCCGACAACTACAAGAACGCCTATCCCATCCTGAAGAAGTATAACCTCAAAGGTACCATCTTCGTCATTTCTGACTACCTGGGGACCTACCCCAACTACCTCACCTGGGCCATGGCACAGGAAATGCACGACAGCGGCATCATCGATATCGAAAGCCACACCCTGTCCCATGCCCAGCTTGACCAGCTGCCCTCCCGGGCTGAACTGGACAAGCAGCTGAAGGAATCGAAGCAGGCCATCGACTGGCATCTGAAAAAGGATGTGCGCTTCATCGCCTACCCCTGCGGTGCCTTCAACGAGGAGATTGAGGAAAGCTCCCTGGCCGCCGGCTACAAGGGCGCCTTCACTGTCCACTACGGCCTGGCAGAACCTGACCAGAACCGGCTGCAGCTTGACCGTGTGCCGGTCTTCGGCAGCAACTCCCACACCCTGCTGCGCTTCAAGCTGCGCCTGAGCTGCGCTCCTATCTTTGCTCCTTTGGACGAACTGCAAAGGAACCTGCGCGCTGACGGGCATGAGTTCCTGGCACGCCTGCTGCTGGTGCCTTGA
- the map gene encoding type I methionyl aminopeptidase: MSRNDLCWCGSGKKYKKCHEAFDERLDEIKFDFFKGQVRPPKKIINNKEDIEAIRAAGVINDGALDLAVSMAKPGVSTYEIDKAVHDYIMDAGGYPSCLDYEGFPKSICISINDVVCHGIPSKKTVLKEGDIANIDITTTLNGYYADASRMVMIGEVSPEAERLVRVTKECMELGIAAVKPWHFLGDVGAACGAHAHKNGYSVVTDLGGHGVGKDFHLEPFVPHVGQVGTGMLLVPGMTLTVEPMINEGSYHVVVDQGDGWTVRTKDHKLSAQWEKTILVTETGTEVLSS; this comes from the coding sequence ATGTCAAGAAATGACCTTTGCTGGTGTGGCAGCGGCAAGAAGTACAAGAAGTGCCATGAGGCGTTTGATGAGCGTCTTGACGAGATAAAATTTGATTTTTTCAAGGGTCAGGTGCGCCCGCCCAAGAAAATCATCAACAATAAGGAAGATATTGAGGCCATCAGGGCTGCCGGCGTGATCAATGACGGTGCCCTGGATCTGGCGGTGAGCATGGCCAAGCCCGGTGTTTCCACCTATGAGATAGACAAGGCTGTCCATGACTACATCATGGATGCCGGCGGCTATCCTTCCTGCCTGGACTATGAGGGCTTCCCCAAGAGCATCTGCATTTCCATCAATGATGTGGTATGCCACGGCATTCCTTCCAAGAAGACCGTTCTCAAGGAAGGGGATATTGCCAATATCGACATCACCACTACCCTGAACGGCTACTATGCGGATGCTTCCCGCATGGTCATGATTGGCGAGGTAAGTCCTGAGGCAGAGCGCCTGGTGCGTGTGACCAAGGAGTGCATGGAATTGGGCATCGCAGCTGTGAAGCCCTGGCATTTCCTGGGAGATGTGGGGGCTGCCTGTGGCGCCCATGCCCACAAGAACGGTTATTCTGTAGTGACTGACCTGGGGGGCCATGGGGTAGGCAAGGACTTCCATCTGGAGCCCTTCGTTCCCCATGTGGGCCAGGTAGGCACGGGCATGCTGCTGGTGCCGGGCATGACGTTGACGGTGGAGCCCATGATCAATGAGGGCAGCTACCATGTGGTGGTGGACCAGGGCGATGGCTGGACAGTGCGCACCAAGGACCACAAGCTCTCTGCCCAGTGGGAAAAGACGATCCTGGTGACGGAAACAGGTACGGAGGTGCTTTCTTCGTAA
- a CDS encoding cell division protein SepF, whose translation MSAWASVQKKFDGLVNILMPPEAYVEDEVQEEEEVQAKAEEKVQPLQQSARKVVNGAPAYSEESAGRMSRYEKAAARSHEERPKLTVHTTKTPSLKVRIYAPTNFDQVTAIADDLKAGKAAVVNYERIEAEEQRRICDFVNGVCYVLDGCAKRISEQIVLYVPEGVDVDEAMSVALPY comes from the coding sequence ATGAGTGCATGGGCTAGCGTACAAAAGAAATTTGACGGATTGGTGAACATCCTTATGCCTCCCGAGGCTTATGTCGAGGACGAGGTACAGGAAGAAGAAGAGGTGCAGGCAAAGGCTGAGGAGAAGGTGCAGCCTTTGCAGCAGAGTGCCCGCAAGGTGGTGAACGGTGCCCCCGCCTACAGTGAGGAAAGTGCAGGCAGGATGAGCCGTTATGAGAAGGCTGCCGCCCGCAGCCATGAGGAGCGTCCCAAGCTTACGGTGCACACCACCAAGACCCCCAGCCTCAAGGTGCGCATTTATGCGCCGACCAATTTCGACCAGGTTACCGCCATTGCCGATGACCTGAAGGCTGGCAAGGCTGCTGTGGTGAACTACGAGCGCATTGAGGCAGAGGAGCAGCGCCGTATCTGCGATTTTGTCAACGGTGTCTGCTATGTGCTGGACGGCTGTGCCAAGCGCATTTCAGAGCAGATCGTGCTGTACGTCCCCGAGGGCGTGGATGTGGACGAAGCCATGTCCGTAGCGCTGCCCTATTGA